A DNA window from Eptesicus fuscus isolate TK198812 chromosome 8, DD_ASM_mEF_20220401, whole genome shotgun sequence contains the following coding sequences:
- the HDHD5 gene encoding haloacid dehalogenase-like hydrolase domain-containing 5 isoform X1 has protein sequence MAVLGLFAAVRAAPGPWQRVACAAAGFRGRCPGKGYAVGRAQSQPTFGFLLDIDGVLVRGHRVIPAALKAFRRLVNAQGKLRVPVVFVTNAGNILQHGKAQELSALLGFKVEPDQVILSHSPMKLFSQYHGKRMIVSGQGPLVENAQILGFKNVVTVDELRMAFPVLDMVDLQRRPKTTPLPRNDFPAIEGVLLLGEPVRWETSLQLIMDVLLSNGNPGTGLATAPYPHLPVLASNMDLLWMAEAKMPRFGHGTFLLCLETIYRKVTGKELRYKGLMGKPSILTYQYAEELIRRQAERRGWAAPIQKLYAVGDNPMSDVYGANLFNQYLKMAKHERAEKLGASGLLKQRPSATQSCASILVCTGVYSPETPGSTEPAQGGEVPFHGHRDFSFSPGLIEASHIVNDVDEAVQLVFHKEGWAL, from the exons ATGGCCGTTCTCGGTTTGTTTGCCGCGGTCCGTGCGGCGCCTGGGCCCTGGCAGCGGGTGGCGTGCGCGGCCGCAGGGTTCCGGGGCCGCTGCCCTGGAAAGGGTTACGCTGTGGGCCGCGCGCAG AGCCAGCCTACCTTTGGGTTCCTGTTGGACATCGATGGAGTGCTGGTGCGGGGCCATAGAGTGATCCCTGCTGCTCTGAAAGCCTTCCGCAGGCTGGTGAATGCTCAGGGGAAGCTGCGGGTGCCTGTGGTCTTTGTCACGAATGCTGGGAACATCTTACAGCATGGCAAAGCCCAGGAGCTGTCAGCTCTGCTGGGCTTTAAG GTGGAGCCAGATCAAGTTATTCTCTCTCACAGTCCCATGAAGCTTTTCTCACAATATCATGGAAAGCGGATGATAGTgtctgggcagggacccctggTGGAAAATGCCCAAAT ACTGGGCTTCAAGAATGTGGTTACTGTGGATGAGCTGCGGATGGCCTTCCCTGTGCTTGACATGGTGGATCTCCAACGGCGGCCAAAGACCACG CCCCTTCCAAGGAATGACTTCCCCGCTATTGAAG GAGTACTCCTCCTTGGGGAGCCAGTACGCTGGGAGACAAGCCTGCAGCTGATCATGGATGTCCTTCTCAGCAATGGGAACCCTGGGACGGGTCTGGCAACAGCCCCTTATCCCCATCTCCCTGTCCTGGCCAGTAACATGGATCTTCTTTGGATGGCTGAAGCCAAGATGCCCAG GTTTGGCCATGGCACGTTTCTGCTGTGCCTGGAAACCATTTACCGCAAAGTGACAGGCAAAGAGCTGAGATACAAGGGCCTGATGGGCAAACCCAGCATCCTCACTTATCAGTATGCAGAAGAACTGATCAGGCGGCAGGCGGAGAGGCGGGGTTGGGCTGCCCCCATCCAGAAGCTCTATGCTGTAGG TGATAATCCTATGTCTGATGTCTATGGTGCCAACCTGTTCAACCAGTACCTGAAGATGGCGAAGCATGAGCGGGCAGAGAAGCTGGGGGCCAGTGGTCTGTTGAAGCAGCGACCCTCAGCAACCCAGAGCTGTGCCTCCATCCTGGTGTGCACTGGTGTATACAGTCCCGAGACCCCGGGGTCCACAGAGCCTGCTCAGGGAGGAGAGGTGCCCTTCCATGGGCACCGGGACTTCAGTTTCAGTCCAGGGCTTATAGAGGCATCCCACATTGTGAATGATGTGGATGAGGCTGTGCAGCTGGTTTTCCACAAAGAGGGTTGGGCTTTGTAG
- the HDHD5 gene encoding haloacid dehalogenase-like hydrolase domain-containing 5 isoform X2 — MAVLGLFAAVRAAPGPWQRVACAAAGFRGRCPGKGYAVGRAQSQPTFGFLLDIDGVLVRGHRVIPAALKAFRRLVNAQGKLRVPVVFVTNAGNILQHGKAQELSALLGFKVEPDQVILSHSPMKLFSQYHGKRMIVSGQGPLVENAQILGFKNVVTVDELRMAFPVLDMVDLQRRPKTTPLPRNDFPAIEGVLLLGEPVRWETSLQLIMDVLLSNGNPGTGLATAPYPHLPVLASNMDLLWMAEAKMPSDNPMSDVYGANLFNQYLKMAKHERAEKLGASGLLKQRPSATQSCASILVCTGVYSPETPGSTEPAQGGEVPFHGHRDFSFSPGLIEASHIVNDVDEAVQLVFHKEGWAL; from the exons ATGGCCGTTCTCGGTTTGTTTGCCGCGGTCCGTGCGGCGCCTGGGCCCTGGCAGCGGGTGGCGTGCGCGGCCGCAGGGTTCCGGGGCCGCTGCCCTGGAAAGGGTTACGCTGTGGGCCGCGCGCAG AGCCAGCCTACCTTTGGGTTCCTGTTGGACATCGATGGAGTGCTGGTGCGGGGCCATAGAGTGATCCCTGCTGCTCTGAAAGCCTTCCGCAGGCTGGTGAATGCTCAGGGGAAGCTGCGGGTGCCTGTGGTCTTTGTCACGAATGCTGGGAACATCTTACAGCATGGCAAAGCCCAGGAGCTGTCAGCTCTGCTGGGCTTTAAG GTGGAGCCAGATCAAGTTATTCTCTCTCACAGTCCCATGAAGCTTTTCTCACAATATCATGGAAAGCGGATGATAGTgtctgggcagggacccctggTGGAAAATGCCCAAAT ACTGGGCTTCAAGAATGTGGTTACTGTGGATGAGCTGCGGATGGCCTTCCCTGTGCTTGACATGGTGGATCTCCAACGGCGGCCAAAGACCACG CCCCTTCCAAGGAATGACTTCCCCGCTATTGAAG GAGTACTCCTCCTTGGGGAGCCAGTACGCTGGGAGACAAGCCTGCAGCTGATCATGGATGTCCTTCTCAGCAATGGGAACCCTGGGACGGGTCTGGCAACAGCCCCTTATCCCCATCTCCCTGTCCTGGCCAGTAACATGGATCTTCTTTGGATGGCTGAAGCCAAGATGCCCAG TGATAATCCTATGTCTGATGTCTATGGTGCCAACCTGTTCAACCAGTACCTGAAGATGGCGAAGCATGAGCGGGCAGAGAAGCTGGGGGCCAGTGGTCTGTTGAAGCAGCGACCCTCAGCAACCCAGAGCTGTGCCTCCATCCTGGTGTGCACTGGTGTATACAGTCCCGAGACCCCGGGGTCCACAGAGCCTGCTCAGGGAGGAGAGGTGCCCTTCCATGGGCACCGGGACTTCAGTTTCAGTCCAGGGCTTATAGAGGCATCCCACATTGTGAATGATGTGGATGAGGCTGTGCAGCTGGTTTTCCACAAAGAGGGTTGGGCTTTGTAG